DNA sequence from the Pomacea canaliculata isolate SZHN2017 linkage group LG7, ASM307304v1, whole genome shotgun sequence genome:
ACCACAGAtggtttttgtttagtttcagaCAGTCGTCTTCATCAGattcagatgaagaagaaatacatgCCAGCACTACTGCAAGGAATAAATTAGCAATAATAACTATAGCAGAAACATGTTAATATTTAGAATGCACTTGCTTGCTTTACATtacaaacaatatataaatgtagAATTATAAACGTTAGTTTTCACATGTGTATACAGATAGAAACAGTCACCTGTTGTAggtttgtgtgcttttgtgttgttattgtcttaCAGACAACATTAGGGCTACACTTGTCTACAGCACGTGACTAAtgtgtgcacaaacacacacacacactgcacacacacacacacactgcacacacacacacacacacacacacacacacacacacactgcacacacacacacacacggaacaaacacacacactgcatacacactgcacacacacacacactgacacaacacacacacactgcacacacacacacacacacactgcacacacacacacacacacactgcacacacacacacacacacactgcacacacacacacacactgcacacacacacacggaacaacacacacacactgcacacacactgcacaaacacactgcacacacacacactgcacacacacacacacactgaacaaacacacacacactgcacacacacgcacactgcacaaacacacacacacacactgtatacacacacacactctagaGTCTAGATGTACAACACTTCCACACATGAACACACCGCCAAAAAACACACACTATAGACACTTTATACTATAACTAGACTATAACTAAACTCTACAATCatttcacacaacacacacacacatgttatgCTCACACTTTACTCCACACATATTATTCACACTTCACACTACGCacttaatcacacacacacactacctcaCCTTCGTAGATGGACATTTGTAGTTTGATTGTGAACCTAGTATCAGTGATTGTTACAGAGTTTAGAAACGATCAGAGAGCTGGTTATAGTAAGACATGTACCTCTACCACCCAGGGTGTTTAGGGAATCAGTCACATCTTGTTCACATCGCTCACAGTCAGACACAGGTTGGTGCAAGCTGTGACTGTGACCTTAGTGGGGAAGGACGGTGACCGGAGGTCAGTCAGTGATGTCCGCCACACCCACGCTTGTTGTAAGTCTTCACGTGACTGCTCACCTTCATGTCTGTGTCCTGCTCTAAGTTACTGGAATACCGGGAGATACCCGACTAGTCAGACAGCTGCATGCTACTAAGTTTATCTTACTGTCTAAAGGTCACATACCCGCGTTacccgagtagccggacacggtcagtctgtagtttgtctcaggCCCGTCCACCCTGAATGTCGAGTACTCAGCGTAGTGACGATGTCCTTCCACATCGCCGAGGTCTACACGCAGTCGGGTGGGTCTCCCTTTGGTCAGGGTGTGAAGCCTGGATAAACCTGAGAGAAGAGATGGCCataatgtcacgtgatttaatgttatctgtttctgtttctgcctTACGAGTCTTTGACAACCATGGAAGTATAAACGGGTAAAACCTCTATCCTGGTAGTTTAAGAGAAATTGTTTAATTGATGACAGTAACTTTTTGCATCAAGCGACAGCGAGAGATGTGTGACATCACACAGTTCATCAATTGTTAGGCACATTACAGATTGGACACCAGTAGCTGGTAAAATGTATATTGTATTGAGAGATTGTGTTAGTATCACACAGTGTTGTATTCATACATAAATcgacacagatatatatatatagactcgTATGGAATTCTCAGTACAACAAAATAGTGGcgctatatatattattatagatATAAAGAGCAATATTTGTAAAGGTTAGACGTAGACACATTTAATTGCAGAAAAAGTGACACACACATGTCCCATAGAGTGACATCACACAAACTTTACATGTTACACTAAACATCCTACATAATGACACAACAACACAGTCACCGTGTTACACAAGAAGAGCAGCTGACTGTAGTTCAAACAccgaaatgttaaatgttggatagaaagaaagacagactcAACAACCtacccagccagaactccccgATGATGTCACCAAAGCCGTTTTCATACTGAgtccagttcctgtagaagtcCACTGACCCGTCAAgacgtctctggaacacctgaccGTGGCAGACAAGTTCAAAGGTCATTCACAGTCACTGACAGGCCAAGTATCGTACAAAGTGTTTAtggtttgatgtttattttgtaaacaaatcgtTACTCGCTATTAAACAGTTGAACTTGGTTAAAGGAAACACTCGCCCTCATCCTAACGGCTACGATGACAGCGCCATGTGCTTCATTACCGACTCTCAGGTGAGTGCAAGCTGTTACCTGTCggtgtttgtgtgatgtttgtcacaCACTTATAACTGCAGACAACGTACCAGCCAACCTCCGCCACtggagtccatgtcacaccacactctaCGCGTCTCCTTCTTGTCTTTCAGTCGAATGAAGTGCGCACCAGACTTGGCTCCTGCTTTCCGCCATTCGCCGCACGACTCTGTTCCCATGGCAACAAAGCATTTCACTCACAAGAAAGAATTTGCACAGGAGATGACAGTCGTTACTTGTAACTTACGACACTTTTACTATTTCAGAGATAGAAATTCTCTGACGAATTCTTCGCGATGTTTCTACCTATGACAtgatttgaagttgttttccatGGAGTTCTAAAGTATATTCCAACCTACCTGCAGCACGACACGTGACTTCCTGTTCAGAAGAAATGGCGCCCAGTGCACACAGACACCTGGCCGACGAACAGCGGCTGAATGGGTCAGGACAGTCCGTGTTTTGGGTACAAGACGAGTTGTACCAGGCGGGACTCGGGTAGGAGGCGGCTGACTTCAGGCAAGTTCTCTGGTAGTGAGTCCACCCTGTACTTGTCAGAGGAAACCATCCTGACACAgcctcacgtgacgtcacatcatGAAGCACACAGCGCCCTCCTGTGTCTAAAACATGAAGCTATATTTAAAATAGGAACAATATCTTTGTGCTAATCCAAATCGAAAACTTAATAACCCATATTTATAAACGAGAATCAGAGATGAAAAGAACTTTAACACAAGAGAAGACGTAGAGTGTTAAAGGACGAGGTAAGACATTTAAAGGGAGAACAAGTCACCAGGGACAAGTCTCTCGTACACACATCGCtatgttgataaacaaatgtcatcatACGCACCTTGAAAGTCAAAGGTTAAGCAATGATCAGTACTGACACACAGGTTCTTGCATGTTTTCAGGTTTATTCCATCTTGAATGGCGAGAATATGTCCTTTTATTCCGCTTTCAGAATACTCCATAAAGTTGTCTTgtaggtcacgtggtctgcatGCTACAACAAACCAATGTCATCGGTCAGTTACTGAATTACACACTTAGCATCTatgccagcggttctcaacctgtggggcgggggcgcgacgtgcctacaagggggcgCGAAAGTGGTCCttatttaaaagtttcttataccggtatttgtggaattagtttacattgtgtaaccgagtggtaaaggggctcaaactccaagtCTCTTCTCCCTtatcaagtacactgtctcggcatgcagtgacttctcacttccaaaactcaaaacacaatccccctctcaacaattaaacCTCCAATCTctctcctctcgccttttgccctctctctcccctgtaacgattcgcgattcaggcaaATCTAATCAGAttcttatttgtgtttttgatgtcaggggaggtcagtgcggggtgggggcttaagaacgaccgatggctgctgctaatggcatatttatcggacatatttgagaatctgaacgttgtgaatacttctatgcaagggaaagacaccaccatattacaaacaactgacaagatgaatgctttcgtccgacaaatttcgttgtggacgcaaaagatacgccaagaaaatatttttgatgtgtttccgtgcttgtgtaagtgcaaggctgacaacttgaatcttgatcaggtgaagaatgtaattattgtccatctaaacggactgcaagaaaggtttcagcattacttcgctgaaattgatgtgaccttcaccaaacagctagagaacCTGGACTTTGCATAGGACATTAGTCTGCTATCTCATcagacatcagcaacaacatccAGAAACCTAACTAAGAGCATTATTCTTCAACAGTAAGACCCGGATCTTCAACATTAAAGCAAATGCAGTCCTACTGTGTGGTTCTAAAATCcagagagtgacaaacaccatcaacaacacgCATCAGACCTTTACCAAACGATGCCTACTCCATATTCTGGAAAAACGATGGCCTGAAAAACATCTCCAACAGCTGCGTGTGCAAACGAATAGGAAAAACCGTTACGTGTCAGGACATCAAAAATCTCAAATGGGGCTGTGTAGACACACCCTGCGAAAACCATTATCTCTTGTTGTTGCCTCTGAAACTATTTTGTGGGTTTTATTCAACTTAAAATCATTGAACTGTTGAAAGATTAGGTTAGcgttataaaaagatttttttttttgtaaaatccGTATTACCTATGAACCGTTGAATACTCACTCTCAGAGCACGTGTAGTCACGAGTTGAGAAGAAGAACCCAGGTCGACAGCGGCACCTGTTTACAAAGCACATGGAGTTTTCCTGACGACACTCGTCGTCGATGACACAGGCGGCCTTGTACCAGTCGTTCAGCTTGGAGGAGGGAGCAAGGCCTCTCGTCTGTCCACTTGTGATAATTCTTTTGACCATCAAGGAGACGAAGTACACGCTGACACCTGTTCTCTGTGTCAAGGACAGAAGTGAGTCTGTGTGGCGCGTGCATTTAATTAATGAACCTGAAGTGTCAgtcaaggtgaaggccacacACTGGGTATCTTGAATACAAGATGAGTAGCAGTCCTGTACGGAGGTGACAGGAGGGACTTCAGActgagaactagagttgacaACAACCGTGGTGTTGTGCAGCTTTACAAATGTCTCCAGTTTGTCAACTAACATGATCGTCTGCCACTGACGGTCGGTGACTGCCCTGTGGATGTCGCCAGCACTAAACACTTGACACTTGCTGCCTCTGTTGTCCCTCGTACACAAAGGACAAAAACTCACAGCCACGCAGCCTGCAAGTTGATAACATTCCTCAAGACACTGGTCAGCGGACTCGGCAGCTCCATATTTCGTGTTACCAATCAACTTTGTAGAAAGCAGTGTCCTACCGGTATCTCTACAGTCAACTAACAGGTCTTTCCTCTTTAAACTCCGACAGTATTTGGTCTTGACATCCATGATGTTCTTCTTGATCCTGTCGTGGTCAATGCCATAACCCCCTGTAGGATTTGCGGACACCCATGAAGGTGTCTGAAAAGAGAACCTCCACAGAGGTCAAGTCATAGTCGATGACAGAGGGGTTATCTTTCGCTGCTGTGAACCACTTCGCGCTGTTACCGCCATCAGGTAGAGGAACACCGACATCAAACGTTGTTGTCCCGTGATTTCGAAACTCTGCTGTTGCTTTTTGCTGATAGGAGGTCAAGATCCTCATGGTGTCCAAAAAGCGCAGGAGCAGAATAGCtggcagctgacgtcacgtgatcctCTGTTAGAAGTCTGTAAACGTTATCGTCCATCTTGTAGATGACCGTTCTGGAAGCCCCAAAGCGGGCCCGTGACACGAAGTGTGTGCCGTAGGTGTCAAGGAACTCAAGATACTTGTCCTCGTCATCAGTGTTGTTGAGTTTAATCATCCAGTCCGCAAACGACAAATGAAAAGATGGCGGTTCCGAGAGCAGAAGTGTCAGGTCGTACAAACTGCAGACAGCTGTCGTAACGACTAAGACGTGTTTTCTCAGTTCCTCGGacagtttgtgaaagtgtttGCTGGCCGAGAAGGGAGGCCCCCACTTATCAGCACCGAGTCGCGCGGTGCCAGTCAGCAGCGTGGTCAGGTCGTACGGCGTCTCCACCACCTTCGACGTAAACGacgtgacacatgacacatcgtGGGACAGAAGCACGCCACGTGGCACGCTATAGCGAAAGTCTGGGGTCACGTGAAACTCACCAGAAAAGATTGGGAGAGTAAAGCCCGGGTCACGTcctgaggtcagagggcatccCTTGAGACTGTTGTAGCCGAACAGCGAGTAGTCCATGCCTTGTAACTGTAGCATGGCTTGTGCTTTGGGGACACTGCAGGAAGAGTTCATCATGGACTGTCATCAgagtgtcagtgacaatgatATCATAACGTGTATGAGGCTGTCTGTCTCactaaatgtctgtgtgtgcttgtcagTCTGATATCTTAAACATGTGGAAACgagatttaaaaatttaaaagtatttgtgtttgtatgtcctagtctgtgctgtgtgtgtgaaaaggaagagaagtgaCAAACGTTGTTAAAGTAATGTAGCAGCTGATTTCAGTCCGTTCGAATTTTCTTGTTCTAGAAATTAAcgcatttcattgttttcttagaATTCAATAGTCCGCTgcagtgataaaataaacaatatgcaCCCGAGTAGTAACTAGAAGGATATAAACAAACTATTTATAGTGATCAATAAAGGATTATTAGTTACTAGTATatgaaaaaagcaaattttctaaagaaaaaactatATAGAAATGCTAACGTAAATGTAAAAAGtttgataatttaattttattagctttattgttacaatattttttttttttgatggacaGAATGTCTGCTATTTAGACACTGTAGAAACATAATACCCTTTCGCAAAAAAtggtctttaaaatatttaccctaaatatttacttaatatTTACTCTGTAACAGTATGTAGTGGATGTATCCAACGCCCTCACCTACAAGTtcaatgtgctgtacacaaCATTCAGCTACACCAGTAACACATTATCAGCATGTcagacaacatatttgtgtttactaTGACCACCCTTGACACACATGACATACCTTCCTTTGTTGAAGGCTTCAAGACAAGAGGCCATAGAAAGAAGTATGAAGAGTAAAATCATTGTTGTCAACATGTTAACCACCTGTAAGGACAATGGTAAACGTAATGTACAATTTGTGTAGTAACTGAAGCATACaaactattattaataatataaaattaaagtttaaattcTTACGGCTGTTAGTAATGTTCCATTACTATGAGTAACGTGAACAACAAaggtaacaagaaaaatactataaaaattagcgaaaagaaaaaaaacaagaagaaggaaTAA
Encoded proteins:
- the LOC112569016 gene encoding uncharacterized protein LOC112569016, producing MVVNMLTTMILLFILLSMASCLEAFNKGSVPKAQAMLQLQGMDYSLFGYNSLKGCPLTSGRDPGFTLPIFSGEFHVTPDFRYSVPRGVLLSHDVSCVTSFTSKVVETPYDLTTLLTGTARLGADKWGPPFSASKHFHKLSEELRKHVLVVTTAVCSLYDLTLLLSEPPSFHLSFADWMIKLNNTDDEDKYLEFLDTYGTHFVSRARFGASRTVIYKMDDNVYRLLTEDHVTSAASYSAPALFGHHEDLDLLSAKSNSRVSKSRDNNV